In Rhinolophus sinicus isolate RSC01 linkage group LG01, ASM3656204v1, whole genome shotgun sequence, the genomic stretch GCAGCAAGTACTTGGTGAATGAGTGGCTTAGAGCAATTATTCTCTGTCTAGTTCTTCCCAGTATACTGAAgggcctctcctctcccctgcctcGCAACAGTACCTCATTCCCACAGTAATTCCTGCCCTGAGCTGACTGGTGTGCTTTTACGTCCACCAAGCCACTCATGCGCAGGAGTCACTCACTGCTTTGGTGTATGTATTACTTAATTTAGAAAAGGATATTTTTAGTACATTGCAGAATCAACAACTTAGCCCTAATGTTGTTTTCATGAGCTCACTGATGGTTTTGGCATTCAACTCTTTAGGGCTCTGGTATCCATTCCTCTTCAGTATTGCATGGCATGGTTTTTaagaaggaaactgaaggtgATGTAACATCTGTCAAAGATGCAAAAATAGCAGTGTACTCTTGTCCTTTTGATGGCATGATAACAGAAACTAAGGTATGTAGacttcaaaactttaaaattaaaggtaaaatGTGAGGTTGCcctttcagattgttttttttttttttttttttaaacttcaccTTGTTTATTTATCCCTctccaaaatgtaaaacaattgtCTTTTCTTGTACTCTATTTTAAAGTCAAACAAAAATCTATAAAGCATTTGGTTTTATCAGCACTTCTGCTAATATCGCAACCCGCAGGGGTTCTTAGTTTTGtggttgtttcccttttttttttttttttttaatttttatttatttatttatttttttaattagtttcaggtgcacaagacaaagcaaaacttagacgtttatcatttatatccctcacactgtgtgaacccccctcccccatccactatccctctgtacgttcccaaaacctctcaccttccccttatccccacccccccgcccctctagcaaccctctcaGATTGTTTTATGATTCTAAAGTTTTAAGGCGGAGTTTGCTCTCAGTCCAGTGAATAGTACATAATTATTGAAAACTACAGGATCATATCTGTTATTTAAAATCGGGTTTATATTCTTTGTATATCTAATTCAAATACTAAATACTAGAATCTACATGGtggcagtattatttatattgtaATATACAGCTCTTGACTTCTAATAGAATTTACACATTCACCAAGTATAATCTCACTGAAGAGAACACAAGTACTTTAGTGCAgttcatgaaaatttttttttaaataatgttgagATTCTGTAGCATCCTGTAGGAAAAATATACTAACACAATTTGTAATTGATAAGtttgtttctaaaaatgcatGTTATGAAGTTTGAAGTTTATGTTTATAGGTCATTTTTGATATCAACCTTGGGATTCTTAAATCTGAGTTGTTGGTGGTTTTAAACATTTGACAGATGTGGGTGTAGGGGCTTGGTCCTTTAGtccacattttagaaaaagttgagaaccacaacATTGTTGTTTTGGTACACTAGTTGACATTGTCAAAAGACATGCCAGGACGCCTGCCCGACATACCTAAAATTAAGGTATTTATCCATCTCTCCCATCAAAGTGCTCATCAGAGAGAAAATGCATCAGTTTGGGGAGTGGGGGGCGTCTAGGAGCAAGCTGAGTTTATTTTCATACagattttgtattctgcttcATAGTACAggtatatttatctttatattttctcccaaatctttttaagttattttttcagTAAGGTGCTGTCCTGTGACTTTGAACTTCTAAGTAGTGATAGTTTTAAAGAGCGTGCTTTCTTGTTTCGCTAGGGAACAGTACTGATAAAGACTGCTGAAGAACTGATGAACTTTAGTAAGGGAGAAGAAAATCTTATGGATGCACAAGTTAAAGCCATTGCTGACAGCGGTGCAAATGTCATCGTCACAGGTGGCAAAGTGGCAGACATGGCTCTTCATTATGCAAACAAATACAGCATCATGTTGGTGAGGTAAGAGAGAGCTGCATCATTCTATTAACCTGTATTGTAAATGGCTTCTTGGTAGTGAAACAAATTCTACACACCATGAAGACTGTTATAACACAGATATAGCAAAAGGACCGAACTTAATCAATAGAGGCAGAAAACGCCTCTAATAAACTATTTGAGCTGTGAGCTGAACGGTCAATCAACAGATGTTATttgaagagggagaggggaaagcaTTCTGGGTAAAAGGAACAGTTTCAGAAACCAAGCACAAGCCTGGTGCACACTGTCAGTGCCAGTGTGGGGTCGGGAGCATTACTTCATGACCACATTTATGAGGCACATTAGACATCCACCCATTGCCACCTCTCCTAGCACCGGATCTAATGTGCAGAATAAATCTGTTCTCTTCCTTGCATAACATGATGATTACCCAAAGCAAAAGTTTTCTACATATTGGAGCTTCCCTGGTGTTTTAGAACTTATAAACACTTGACATCTTAAAGACACTTGAAGTCTCACAATTCTAGAATATCACGAATGCCTGTGTCTGGACTGCACAGTACAATCCAGACCTAATCCGAGCTTAAACCTCTAGGATTCAAAAAATGTGACTTCAGGATCAGTATAGCGTTTCCtatttagttttgcattttattctatcTGATGGAACTAAAGCTTCTATTTAAGgtctgttttttaatgttttgttgttgggtttttttttgtgtgtttttttttaaggctgaactcAAAATGGGATCTCAGAAGACTATGTAAAACAGTTGGTGCTACAGCTCTTCCTAGATTGGTATGCATTTTGGACAACATTAGAAGATAATTGAACCTATTTGAATTATTATTACAACAGTCACTTTCTTACAGACTCCTCCTGTTCTGGAAGAAATGGGACATTGTGATAATGTTTACCTTTCAGAAGTTGGAGACACGCAGGTGGTTGTTTTCAAGCATGGTATGTAGTAACTgtacaatatatttatatagaagcgtgggtattcattttcttttactaatcCCCAGGTATATTTAATTTGACAGAAAAGGAAGATGGTGCCATTTCTACCATAGTGCTTCGAGGCTCTACAGACAATCTGATGGATGATATAGAAAGGGCAGTTGATGATGGTGTTAATACTTTCAAAGTTCTCACAAGGGTCAGTATTAGCAGTAATCTTAATTGAGGAATTGGCAAGGCCTCAAAATCACAGTTGGCAGACTCCTGAACATTGAGAGCTTCAAAATGAATGGCAAAGCATGTTTTTTACTTAAGACTAGATTTATGTATCCATTGCTGATGAATAGTTTTCTAGAATGATCATGCAAAGGAATAAACAGCAAGAGTATTTTTAACATACTGTTTTAAAGGGATAGTTTAtggttgtttttaattataatgtaccTTCAGTTGCTTAAGCACTATTTTTAGTGCTACATAGAAATGCAGATAAGGTAACATGCTGTCCCCATTCTTCACTTTGGTCCTCCCTTTTCATATACCAGACACAATGTATAAGATAATTTGCCCAAATCACTCACTACACTTGTGTAAAATTTGTAATTAGAATTTCAGTAACAGGGCCTGACCAGAAACTGGAGGTGGTGAACTGGCATCTGAGAAGATTAGAAAACTGCAAACGGCTTCTTagtgactttttttgtttttgaactaCATATTGTAGGATAAACGTCTTGTGCCTGGCGGTGGAGCAACAGAAATTGAGTTAGCCAAACAGATCACATCCTACGGAGAGGTATAGCTTTCTTAGTATAAATTGACTTTCTTCGTGTTGCTTGAACAAAATGTAATACTAAACTCATTTTTGTCTTAGACATGTCCTGGACTTGAACAGTATGCCATTAAGAAGTTTGCTGAGGCATTTGAAGCTATTCCCCGGGCACTGTCAGAAAATTCGGGGGTTAAGGCCAATGAAGTAATCTCTAAACTTTATGCAGTACatcaagaaggaaataaaaatgttggatTAGATATTGaggtatttgaaaaaaacacTACGAACATAAATTGCTTTATTTTGTGAATGTACAACCAAAAAATAGAAGTAGTGAGCATCAgtgagaaaatgttttgaattgtaAGCACGATTTTTGTAAGTTAGCTGTTAATACATAGTTTGATAGAGATTttagttttccttctgttttaataacattttataggGTGTGTAGGGTAGTACTTTTGCCTAGTTATTTTTCTAGCATTAAGGAGccatgcatttttatatttgaatataaacattttcccaTAAAACAACGTAAACTGAAAGAATGACAATTGGTGTTGACAGGCTGAAGTTCCTGCTGTAAAGGACATGTTGGAGGCTGGTATTCTAGATACTTACCTGGGGAAATCCTGGGCCATCAAACTGGCCACTAACGCCGCCGTCACTGTCCTTAGGGTGGACCAGGTGAGTGAAAGTGAAactttgggttttaaaaataattttcttatggTTCAGTAGTACAGTTTCATGGAACTAGAACATAGCACAGTTGTCATTCTACTCAAAGGAGTATTCCTTTACCTTCATCTGAAAGATGCCCAAGTGCccctaaaaaacatttttattatttccctgcctattgtagttttaaattgtattgaatatatttcaactcatttaaaaatgaagacctTTCCTGTGAAAGAAACCTTTGCCACTTTTAAACTGGAATAGGTAAAACAAATCTGATTTAGAGTCATAGTTTTCAGACCTTGTTTTAGCCTAAGAACCCCTTATAATCTGGAGAGGAAGTCTAATGTGTAGTATTGCTATGGAAGGACCATAAAGGCCTGAAGCAGGAACTGCACACTGTCAGCTTTA encodes the following:
- the CCT8 gene encoding T-complex protein 1 subunit theta isoform X1, which produces MALHVPKAPGFAQMLKDGAKHFSGLEEAVYRNIQACKELAQTTRTAYGPNGMNKMVINHLEKLFVTNDAATILRELEVQHPAAKMIVMASHMQEQEVGDGTNFVLVFAGALLELAEELLRIGLSVSEVIEGYEIACRKALEILPGLVCCSAKNLRDVDEVSSLLLTSVMSKQYGNEVFLAKLIAQACVSIFPDSGHFNVDNIRVCKILGSGIHSSSVLHGMVFKKETEGDVTSVKDAKIAVYSCPFDGMITETKGTVLIKTAEELMNFSKGEENLMDAQVKAIADSGANVIVTGGKVADMALHYANKYSIMLVRLNSKWDLRRLCKTVGATALPRLTPPVLEEMGHCDNVYLSEVGDTQVVVFKHEKEDGAISTIVLRGSTDNLMDDIERAVDDGVNTFKVLTRDKRLVPGGGATEIELAKQITSYGETCPGLEQYAIKKFAEAFEAIPRALSENSGVKANEVISKLYAVHQEGNKNVGLDIEAEVPAVKDMLEAGILDTYLGKSWAIKLATNAAVTVLRVDQIIMAKLAGGPKVPKPQGNWDKDGWQDEPHI
- the CCT8 gene encoding T-complex protein 1 subunit theta isoform X2; this translates as MALHVPKAPGFAQMLKDGAKHFSGLEEAVYRNIQACKELAQTTRTAYGPNGMNKMVINHLEKLFVTNDAATILRELEVQHPAAKMIVMASHMQEQEVGDGTNFVLVFAGALLELAEELLRIGLSVSEVIEGYEIACRKALEILPGLVCCSAKNLRDVDEVSSLLLTSVMSKQYGNEVFLAKLIAQACVSIFPDSGHFNVDNIRVCKILGSGIHSSSVLHGMVFKKETEGDVTSVKDAKIAVYSCPFDGMITETKGTVLIKTAEELMNFSKGEENLMDAQVKAIADSGANVIVTGGKVADMALHYANKYSIMLVRLNSKWDLRRLCKTVGATALPRLTPPVLEEMGHCDNVYLSEVGDTQVVVFKHEKEDGAISTIVLRGSTDNLMDDIERAVDDGVNTFKVLTRDKRLVPGGGATEIELAKQITSYGETCPGLEQYAIKKFAEAFEAIPRALSENSGVKANEVISKLYAVHQEGNKNVGLDIEAEVPAVKDMLEAGILDTYLGKSWAIKLATNAAVTVLRVDQIIMAKPAGGPKPPSGKKDWDDDQND